The following are encoded in a window of Cydia strobilella chromosome 1, ilCydStro3.1, whole genome shotgun sequence genomic DNA:
- the LOC134741758 gene encoding muscle-specific protein 20: protein MAPRNKEQEQEVLNWIQAVIGEPLPAGDYEDVLKNGIVLCKLANKLSPGSVKKIQEKGTNFQLMENIQRFQAAIKKYGVPEEEIFQTADLFEKRNIPQVTLCLYALGRITQKHPEWTGPQLGPKMADKNERTFTEEQLRAHNAELNLQMGFNKGASQSGHGGFGNTRHM from the exons ATggca CCCAGGAATAAGGAACAAGAACAGGAAGTCCTGAATTGGATTCAGGCGGTTATCGGAGAGCCTCTGCCTGCTGGTGACTACGAGGATGTTTTGAAAAATGGCATCGTGTTATGCAAACTGGCCAATAAGCTGTCGCCTGGCTCCGTCAAAAAGATCCAGGAGAAAGGAACCAACTTCCAGCTGATGGAAAACATCCAAAG gTTCCAGGCTGCTATCAAGAAGTACGGAGTCCCGGAGGAAGAAATCTTCCAAACTGCTGACTTGTTCGAGAAGCGTAACATCCCCCAAGTTACTCTTTGCTTGTACGCTCTTGGCAGGATT ACCCAAAAGCACCCCGAATGGACCGGCCCTCAACTTGGTCCCAAAATGGCTGACAAGAATGAACGTACATTCACGGAAGAACAGCTCCGAGCTCACAACGCGGAGCTGAACCTTCAGATGGGTTTCAACAAGGGCGCTTCTCAGTCGGGCCATGGTGGCTTCGGCAACACCCGCCACATGTAA
- the LOC134741947 gene encoding muscle-specific protein 20-like yields MPGRPIWQCAGKREPEKEVEAQRWIEAVIGERFPNLPYELALRDGIILCKLMNRLQPGIITKVNISGGDYKFMDNISQFQKACVKYGVPDVDLFQTTDLWDQKNIVLVTQTIFAIGRTAYKHPEWRGPFLGPKPAEENRREFSEDVVRAGQTVIGLQAGTNKHATQSGQNFGASRKIILGK; encoded by the exons TGCGCTGGCAAACGTGAGCCTGAGAAGGAAGTAGAAGCCCAGCGATGGATAGAAGCCGTGATCGGAGAGCGGTTCCCAAACCTGCCGTACGAGCTGGCGCTGCGGGATGGCATCATCCTCTGCAAGCTGATGAACCGGCTGCAGCCCGGCATCATCACCAAGGTCAACATCTCCGGCGGGGACTACAAGTTCATGGACAACATTAGCCA GTTCCAAAAGGCGTGCGTGAAATACGGCGTGCCCGACGTGGACCTGTTCCAGACCACGGACCTTTGGGACCAGAAGAACATTGTTCTTGTTACCCAGACCATCTTCGCCATTGGCAGGACT gcatATAAACATCCTGAATGGCGCGGTCCTTTCCTCGGCCCTAAACCTGCTGAAGAAAACAGACGCGAGTTCAGTGAAGATGTCGTTCGGGCAGGACAGACTGTGATCGGTCTGCAAGCCGGCACGAATAAACACGCAACGCAATCTGGACAAAACTTTGGCGCGTCCCGCAAGATCATCCTCGGCAAATGA